From the genome of Blautia hydrogenotrophica DSM 10507:
CATAGAATTTGATATCGTGGTTCGCGATGAAGGCTTTTACCTGTCCTGGCAGATGCTTCTCCAAGCCTTCCATATCCCATGGACAGTTCAAAAGGAAAGTACCGCCGTCTACCAGTTCCTGAACCATGTTGTATTTGTTCACATAAGAAGGATTGTGACATGCAACAAAGTTCGCTTTGTGAATCAGGTAAGTAGATTTAATCGGTTTCTTTCCGAAACGCAGGTGAGACATCGTCACACCGCCAGATTTCTTAGAGTCATAGTCAAAATATGCCTGCGCATACATGTCTGTATTGTCGCCGATGATCTTGATGGAGTTCTTGTTCGCACCTACAGTACCGTCTGCACCCAGTCCCCAGAACTTACAGTTGATGGTTCCTTCCGGTGTAGTTACCAGAGGCTCGCCCAGTTCCAGTGATAGGTTGGTCACGTCATCCACGATTCCGATAGTGAATTTTGCCTTCTCTGTGTTCTCATATACTGCTACGATCTGAGCAGGAGTCGTATCCTTAGAACCTAAACCATAACGTCCAGAGAAGATCGGAGTTGCATCGAATTTGGTTCCCTTCAGCGCTGCCACAACATCCAGATACAGCGGCTCGCCCAGTGCTCCTGGCTCTTTGGTTCTATCTAATACAGAGATCTGTTTTACGGTCTCAGGAATTGCCGCTACCAGAGCGTCTGCAACAAATGGTCTGTACAGACGTACCTTTACTACGCCGACTTTCTTTCCTGCCGCCATCAGATAATCGATAGTCTCTTCAATCGTATCATTTACGGAGCCCATAGCGATGATGACATGCTCTGCGTCTGCTGCTCCATAATAGTTGAACAATTTATAATCTGTTCCAATCTTTGCGTTTACTTTGTCCATGTACTCCTGTACAATTGCCGGGAGTACATCGTAGTACGGATTACATGCCTCTCTCGCCTGGAAGAAAATATCTGGGTTCTGTGCAGAGCCTCTCTGGCATGGATGATTTGGATTCAAAGCATGGTCGCGGAATGCCTGGATTGCATCCATATCTGCCATATCTTTTAAGTCCTCATAATCCCAAGTCTCAATTTTCTGAAGCTCATGAGAAGTACGGAAACCATCGAAGAAATTAATAAATGGAACTTTACCTTTGATCGCTGCCAAATGTGCCACTGGTGTCAGGTCCATTACCTCCTGTACACTGGACTCACAGAGCATTGCGCATCCCGTCTGGCGACATGCCATAACATCAGAGTGATCTCCGAAGATAGACAGCGCATGACTTGCCAATGCACGAGCAGACACATTAAACACACCTGGGAGCTGCTCCCCGGCAATTTTATATAAGTTTGGAATCATCAAAAGCAGACCCTGAGACGCTGTGTAGGTGGTGGTCAGTGCACCTGCTGCCAAAGAGCCATGTACCGCACCTGCTGCACCTGCCTCAGACTGCATCTCTGTAACCTGTACTTCACGCCCAAAAATGTTCTTTCTACCTTGGGTTGCCCACTCATCTGTAGCCTCTGCCATTACAGATGAAGGGGTAATCGGATAGATCGCTGCTACGTCGGAAAACGCATAAGACGCATGAGCCGCAGCATGATTACCATCCATGGTTTTCATCTTTCTTGCCATAGTTCTTTTCCTCCTTGAAAGATCTTATAATAATAAGTGTCTTCTAAAATTTCAGCCATTATTATAGCATAAAAAAAATTGTCCGTCTATCTACTTTCCCGGGATTTTCTGTATATAATTCTATACAAAGCGAAAGTCTCTCCCGCTTCATTCACACAGCCACTCGCCGCTTCTTTGCTCATAAAAGGATTCCCGGTCTCAGAACAAAATATACCCTGAGCACCGCGAAAGTCCCACCATCCGGATGGTCTGCCGACACATTTTCTTCCATCTATATGCATGACTTTTGCGTACCTGCTCAGGGTATCTTTTTAAATGCTCGCTGTGGTTACTCGCCTTTTTCTTCTCTGATCTTCACCACCAACTGATTGGCAATCAGTTGGTTCCCCTCTTTCACAAAGATCTTATCAATAACTCCACCCACTTTTGCCAGAATATTACTCTCCATCTTCATGGCCTCAATGACTGCCACTGGCTGTCCAGCCGTGACCTCATCTCCTTCGCTCACCAAAAGTTTTGTGATCGTACCTGGAATGTTTGCACCGACCTCTAGATCATTGTCAGGGTCTGCCACCAAAATAGACTCCTTGCTAGCTTTCGTATTCGCAGTCTTGTCCAAAATCGTCACGGAACGAATACTTCCGTTGATCTGGAAGACGACTTCTCTCTCTCCATTTTCGTTGGCAGGCTTCGCCTCCAACATCTTGATGATCATCTCTTTACCCTCTTCAATCTTCACACCACAGGTCTCTTCCAGATTGATTCCGTGGAAGAAGACATCACTGCCCATCCTGCGCAGGCTGCCCTCTTTTTTCAGCTTTGTGCGGTAGTCTTCATAGACTTTCGGATACATACAGTAACTCATAATCTGCTGACCGCTGGCGTCCATATCGAATTTCTCATCCAGATATTTTTTGATCGCCTGGAAGTCTTCGTCAGGCAACAGTTCCCCCGGTCTACAGGTAATCGCTTTTTTGTCTTTCAGAACAATCTTTTGCAGATCTTCTGGGAATCCGCCCTGGGGCTGACCAATCATTCCCTCGAAATAAGAGACAACAGAATCTGGGAAATCCATCGCCTTTCCTTTCTCGCAGACATTCTCCGGTGTCAAATCGTTCTGAACCATAAAGATCGCCAAATCTCCCACGACCTTTGAGGACGGTGTTACTTTTACGATATCTCCCAGCATGAGATTTACCTTCTTGTACATGGACTTCACTTCCTGGAACCGATGTCCCAATCCGAAGCTCTCCACCTGGGATTTGAAATTGGAGTACTGACCACCAGGCATCTCGTAATAGTAAATCTCTGTGGTACCTGTCTTCAAATCCGACTCAAATTGTTTGTAAACTGGCCGTACTGCCTCCCAGTACGCAGAGATCTCATCCAAGCCTTCTAATGGTAGCCCTGTGTCTCTCTCTGAATTCTCCAGCGCAGCCACCAGGGAATTTAAAGAAGGCTGACTGGTCAATCCTGCCATACTGCTGAACGCAGCATCTACCACATCCACACCAGCCATGGCTGCCATCATCAAAGTAGCACCTCCATTGCCGCTGGTGTCGTGGGTGTGCAGGTGTACCGGAATACTCAGCTCGTTTTTCAGCGCTGTAATCAACTTGTGAGCCGCCAGTGGCTTGAGTAGGCTGGACATGTCTTTGATTGCCAGCATATGTGCGCCTCTGCGTTCCAATTCCTTCGCCAATTCCACATAATATTTCAGGTTATATTTTTCTCTGGATTCATCCAGAATATCTCCGGTATAACAGATACAAGCCTCCGCGACTTTCCCCTGTCTGAGAACCTCATCAAGGGCCACTTCCATACCCTGTATCCAGTTCAGGGAGTCAAAGATACGGAACACATCGATGCCGGCCTGTGCAGACTCCTTGATGAATTCGCGGATGACATTATCTGGATAATTCTTATACCCGACAGCATTCGCACCGCGAAACAGCATCTGAAACAGCACATTGGGTATCTTCTCTCTCAAAGTCGCAAGCCGCTCCCAGGGAGACTCACCCAAAAAACGGTAGGCTACATCGAAGGTCGCTCCGCCCCACATTTCCAGGGAAAACAAATCTCTCCCATAATAAGCCATCGCCGGAGCGATTTTCTCCATATCAATGGTACGCATCCTCGTAGCCATCAAAGACTGATGTGCATCCCTCATGGTTGTATCCGTGATCAGCAGTCTCTTCTGCTCCAATACCCATTTGGAAAATTTCTCAGGCCCCATCTTCTGTAAAAGCTGTCTGGTACCACAAAGTTTTTGAATCTCCTCATCTTTAATTCGTGGAAATGCCGGCACGTCAAACTGAGGTTTGTTACCTTTCACCTCGTTGACATACTTATTCCCCAGATATTTTAGAATCCGAAGTTCCTCCGTCTCCCCCTGGTTGATGTGCATCAGCTCTGGATGTTTTCCGATAAAATTCGTGTCGCACTTTCCTTCCACAAAAGTAGGATGATTCAGCACGTTCTGCAAAAAACGAATGTTGGTTTTCACACCTTCCACCACAGTCTCTGAGAGAGCCCGGTAGGCTTTTGTCCTGGCATCCTGGAAGTTTCTTCCCCAAGAAGTAATCTTCACCAACAGACTGTCATAATAGGGGGAAACCACCGCCCCTGTAAAACCGGAATCTCCATCCAGACGAATTCCAAACCCTGACCCGGTCCGGTAGATATCAATTTTCCCAGTGTCCGGTGCAAATCCGTTTACCGGGTCTTCCGTGGTGATTCTGCACTGTATCGCAGCTCCCCTCATGGAAATGTCCTTCTGAGACTGGATACCAATCTCCTGTGAATCCAGCGAATAGCCCTGCGCGATCAGAATCTGAGCCTGAACCAAGTCCACGCCCGTGACCATCTCTGTGACCGTGTGCTCCACCTGAATTCGAGTGTTCATTTCAATAAAATAGTGGTTTCCGTCATTGTCCAACAGAAACTCCACGGTACCCGCACTCTTATAATTTACTTCTCTGGCAATCTTCAGCGCGTCCTCACAGATCGCCTCCCGCTGTGCCTGAGTTAAAATCTGCGATGGAGTAAATTCAATGACTTTTTGGTGCCTTCTCTGAACAGAACAATCCCTCTCATAGAGATGAACTAAATTTCCATACTCATCTCCTAGAACCTGAACTTCAATATGTTTGGGATTTTCTATGTATTTCTCAATGAAAATATCGTCGATGCCGAAAGCTTTGCGCGCTTCGCTCTGGGCATTGTTAAACTCTGCCAAGAGATCTTTTTCTTCCCGCACAATTCTCATACCGCGGCCCCCACCGCCGGCAGACGCCTTCAGCATAACCGGATAACCACAGGATCTGGCGAACGCAATCGCATCTTTCTCGCTCTTAATCGCCTCGTCTACACCGGGAACGGTACCTACACCCGCCTTATGCGCTACTAGCTTAGACTGAATTTTGTCTCCCACCCGGCTCATCATATCCGCTGTGGGGCCGATAAATGTGATTCCTGCTTCCTCACACTGCTTCGCGAAATCGCGATTTTCTGACAAAAAGCCGTAGCCTGGATGAATCGCATCTACACTCTTTGCCTTTGCCAGCTCAATAATCTGAGAGATACCTAAATAAGCCTCCAGCGGAGACTTGCCTTTTCCTATCTGATAAGACTCATCGGCTTTCGTTCGGAACAGAGCATTTTTGTCCTCCTCCGAATAGATGGCCACAGATCGGATGCCAAGCTCTTTGCAGGCCCGAATCACTCTTAGGGCAATTTCCCCCCGGTTTGCCACTAAGATTCTTTTAAATTTTTTCATACCTTCTCCATACACCTCCTAAGTAATTTTAAATACTATAACGAATTTCTTAATAATTGTCAATAAATTTGCGATATTTATTAATTTTTTTAGTAATTATTCATTCCCGTTCCAGTACCGCCAACAGAAAAATGCCAAAGGGTTTCTCAGCATTTCCAAAACCCTCTGGCATTCCCTCTATCTATTCACTTTTTATTCTCCAACTACTTTTTCTTTTTTCTCTGACTCTCCGAGAATCTCTTGAAGAGATCTCTCACTTAACATATCTTGAAGACGTTCCTGAATTCGGAGCAATTCTTGGTGTACCTCACAACCTCCATCTAATTTTTCATCCCGACAACATTTCTTTTTGGGGTTCATGCATTCAATGATATACATTCCTGGGTCAATCGCCAGGTAGACATCTAACAAAGTGATCTCGGAGACGCTTTTCTTCAAAGAATAGCCGCCATGGACACCCCGATACCCCCGGACGATTTTTGCCTTTTGCAGTTTTTTCAAAATCTTATAGGCAAATGGAGCTGTGATCTCTTCCCGCTCACAGATATCATTCACGCTCAACCGTTCTTCGCCCGACAATGCACGGATTACCCTCACCGCATAATCGCACTCTCTTGTAATTAACATATAAGCCTCCTGCCATCGTTATTCTAAATTTAATCAAGGCCCGATCTTACCTCTTTCGTATTGCTACTATCAAAATTATACCAATTTAGAGCAGAATATGCAACCTCAATTTTCTACAAAAAACATACCCAGACCGATGGCAAATATCAAAAGTCCCACCACAACTTTCAACACTTTTCCAACTTTCTGAGAACTTGGACGATTCATCAAATCTTCCACCGCCCCATAGCTGGTGCCCGCCACAACCAGAAGTATGCTATGCCCCAGCGCATACAAAATCATTAAAAATATTCCCCACCATATTCCATGTCCAGACTCCACCACCATAGCCAACAGAGCCAACATCACCGGAGTCGCACAGTGTGAAGCAAAGACACCACCCAAAGCTCCCGTCAAAAAGGCCCCTTTATATCCAGTACCCCGAATCAATTTACGGGGACTATGGCATTCACAGTGGTCATGGTCTTTGCAGTCATCACCATGCTCATGTTCCGGCAACAGATGAATCACACCCCAAATCTGTAAGGCCATCACCACCATCAATACACCCAGCAACACGTGCCACCAGTGCCCCATCCCATGCATCACATGACCAATCGCAGAGGCAACGCTTCCGAACACCGCGAAAGTCACAGCCATCCCCAGCGCCATCGTCAGCGACAGCCGAAGCGCTTTTCTTTTGCTGTCAGACGCTGCCCCTACATAGGCCAAAATCATCGGAACTGCTGACAACGAACAGGGTGTAAAAGATGTCACAACCCCTGCCACCAGACTCAAAACTGGGGCAAACCAAAGATTTTCTCTCATCAGGCCAGTTAATGTCTCTAGCCAGACATTCATGGAATCACTCTCCTTTATTCTAATTCAATTATTCTACTCTATTCAGCAGCCAAACACCGTAAAAAAGAATCTTGCTTGCAGGATTCTTCGCCTGCGTCGGGGGCAAAGCGGCATCTTCCACTCCGCCGCAGCACAATCCACGCGGAACGTTTGCGTAATTGGAAAAAACTTTCACGTATTAGCATGACAAGGTCTTTCCTATTACAGAACAAAGTGAACAAGCCCACTTCGTTAGCCTCAATTCTTTATGTTATATCACGAAAGAAAAAGAATGTCAAAGAAAAGCTTGCAAATTTGGAGAGATACGGTAAAATAAGTACATGTGTGTTGTTTGTACTGCGCACCACAGAAATAATTATATGAAAATGAGGTCAAATTATGATTGCAGCAAATAATGTAACCTTACGAATTGGAAAAAAAGCGTTGTTTGAAGACGTAAATATCAAGTTTACCGAGGGTAATTGTTATGGTCTGATTGGAGCCAACGGCGCCGGTAAATCTACCTTTCTCAAAATCCTGTCCGGACAACTTGAAACCACAAAGGGAGAGATCTCCATCACTCCTGGACAGCGTCTGTCCTTCCTACAGCAGGACCATTTCAAATATGATGACTTTCAGGTTTTAGATACCGTTATCATGGGAAATGCCCGGCTCTATGAAATCATGAAAGAGAAAGAGGCCATCTACGCCAAAGAGGAGTTTACCGATGAGGATGGCATCCGAGCCAGTGAGCTAGAGGGAGAGTTCGCAGAGATGAATGGATGGGAGGCAGAATCAGATGCCGCTACTTTGCTAAATGGCCTCGGTGTGGACACAGATCTGCACTATGCGACCATGCGTGACTTAAACGGCAGCATCAAGGTAAAAGTGCTGTTAGCTCAAGCGCTGTTCGGCAATCCTGACATTCTGTTGTTGGACGAGCCGACAAACCACCTAGACCTACCTGCCATCGAATGGCTGGAAGAATTTTTGATTAATTTTGATAATACCGTGATCGTAGTCTCACACGACCGTTATTTTTTGAATAAAGTATGTACCCATATCGCGGACATCGACTACGGAAAAATCCAACTCTACGCCGGCAACTATGACTTTTGGTTTGAGTCCAGCCAGTTGCTGGTAAAGCAGATGAAAGAGGCTAACAAAAAGAAAGAGGAAAAGATCAAAGAATTACAGGAGTTTATTTCCCGTTTCAGTGCCAATGCGTCTAAGTCCAAGCAGGCAACTTCCAGAAAACGTGCACTGGAAAAAATTCAGTTGGATGAGATGCGTCCGTCCAGCCGAAAATATCCCTACATTGATTTTCGTCCCAACCGTGAAATTGGAAATGAGGTTCTCATGGTGGAAAACCTCTCCAAAACCATCGACGGTGTAAAAGTGATCGACAATGTCACCTTTACTCTAGGACACGACGACAAGGTCGCTTTTGTCGGGACAAATGAATTGGCCATCACCACCTTCTTCCGCATTCTTACCGGTGAATTGGAACCCGACGAAGGAACCTATAAATGGGGAGTTACTACTTCCCAGGCCTATTTTCCTAAAGACAGCACTGCCGAGTTTGACAATGATCTCACAATCGCAGACTGGCTTACTCAGTATTCTGAGATCAAAGATGCCACTTACGTGCGCGGTTTTCTGGGCCGCATGCTCTTCGCAGGTGAGGATGGAGTCAAAAAGGTCCGTGTACTTTCCGGAGGCGAGAAGGTTCGTTGTCTTCTGTCCAAAATGATGATCTCCGGGGCCAATATCCTGCTCTTAGACGAGCCGACCAACCATCTGGATATGGAATCCATCACCGCGCTGAACAACGGCCTGATTAAATTCCCAGGAGTCATCTTGTTTGCCTCCCACGATCATCAGTTTGTTCAGACCACAGCGAACCGTATTATGGAATTCTTACCCAACGGAACTATGGTGGACAAAATCACAACCTACGATGAATATCTGGCCAGTGATGAAATGGCCAAAAAACGCCATGTATATCAGATGAACGAAGAAGACAACTAAACAAGCCATTATAAATAGCCCTCCGGAAGCTTCACACTTCCGGAGGGCTTTCTTTTATACGGACAGCCGATTATTTCGTGCTTCCTTTCGCCAATGAAGAATAAGCGCCAAATACTTTCTCACCGTTTACCGTGCGGTATGCCCGGATTCGGTATTGATAAGTAGTATTTTTCTTCAGGCCTTTCTCTGTATAAGAAGTCGTGCTTCCACTGTTGATCTGTGTCACATAATCCCATTTACCGGTCTTTGCGTCGACACGATAAATACGATAGCCGCTGGCTCCGTTTACTCTTCCCCAGTTGATTTTCAGGCTGGTAGCAGATGCTTTTTTTACAGAATTAATCACAACCTGCTTCGGCACTGCCTTTCCAGTCTTTCCGTCAGAATACGCACCGAACACCTTAGTGCCATTTACATTCTGATAAGCTCTTATGTAATAAGTATACGTCTTTCCAGTCGTCACACCTGTATGAGTATAAGATGTGGTTCCTGCCCCTACCTGTGTCACATATTTCCAGCTGGAATTATCAACTTTATAGTACAGACGGTAGCCATCCGCTCCCTCTACTTCATTCCAGCTCACTTTCAGGTTGCAGTATCCCCAGCTCTGTACCTTCGTGATCTCTACCTTGTCCACACTCAATTTTGCCTTCAGGCCCGCAGACTCATACGGTCCTAACTGTGTCTTTCCACCCAATGTGTAGAGTGCACGCACCGTATAGATATAGGTATCTCCCAGAGTCAGCCCGCTGTCCTTATAGCTGGCGGTATCTGCATCCACATTTGCAATCGCCTTGAAGTAGCCTCCGGCAGTCTTTCGATATACACGGTAGCCCTCTGCACCTTTGACTTTCTCCCAGGTCAGTTCCAGTGCGTCATCGCCTGCTTTTTCTAGGGAGACTAGAGGCGTCTTCTCGTTCATCACATTCTTCAGCTCTTCCAGTCTCTCCTCTGCCTCAAACAGAGTCTCATCGTTGGTTACAAATGCCTTCTGCGTCCTGGTCAGCTTATCATAAGCTTCTCTGACTGCCTGAATAGCCTCCTCTTTATCCAGTGTCACTTCTCCGATCTGATCGATCAGCCCCATAACTTCAATGGCTGCCACTTCATCCTCAGAGAGAGTTACCTCGATCTCACAGGTGGCAATCGCATCTCCTGCGATTCCATAGATGGTCGCAGTTCCTACTCCTACTGCTTTGATGATACCATTTTTCACGGTGAGCACATCTGTATCGCTGGAAGTCCAGCTGAACTTGCTCATATCCGCGTCTTCTGGCTGGAAGTCAATGGTATCCAGCTCAATGCTGCTGCCCTTGAGCATACCCAGTTTCGTCGCGCTGATGATCAAATCCGTCACTGGTTTTGACACGACGATCTTGCAGCTGACTTTCCTATTATTTTTCAGAGTTGCCGTGATGGTCGCGGTTCCATAGTCCACGGCCTTCACGGAACCACTGGAATTCACTGTCGCTACTTCTTCATTGTCCGAAGACCATGTGATGGATTTCGTATCTCCGCCGCTTGGCTGATATTCTATCTCAGAACTCATTCTCAAGCTATCACCTTTTTCCACGTCATAGCTTCCCTGCTCAAATGCAAGCGTTTCGATATAGTTGGCGTTTACGACCACCTCGGTCTCTGCAGTGTAGGTACCGCTTGGAGCTGTCACTGTCGCGGTGATCTTTGCAGTTCCCGCTGCTTTCGCCTCCACACTCACACCAGTTTTGCTGGTACTGGAAACCACAGCGATGCTCTCATCGCTGGAAACCGCTGTAACCTCCAGCGCTTCTGTATAATTGCTCGGTATCACTGCAAGCCCCAGAGACTTCTTAGTACCGATGTTTTTGATCTCTGTGACAGCATCCTTGAACACGACTGCCTCTACCGGATACTCTACCACCGTCACCTTAGCACTGGCCGTCAGCCTCCCGTAAGAAGCCGTAATCGTAACCGTACCTGGCTTGATTCCCTTTACATAACCTGTATTCCCCACAGTGGCAATCGTGCTATCTGAACTACTCCAGCTCACTTTGGAACTGCTGTAATCCGATTTCGACGGGCTGGCCGTCACACCCAAACTCTGGGATTTTCCGACACCAATCTCCATCTCTGGCGTATTCATGGAGATAGACTCCACACTTGGAACTTCTTTTACCACGACTTCACAAGAATCAGAGAATTTTCCCACTTTCGCGGTCAGTGTAACCGTACCTTTTTTCTTTGGCGTAAAGCTTCCATATGAAGAAGTCGATGTCACATTCAGTACAGAAGGATCGCTGCTCTCCCAGGTAACCTTGGTATCGTCCGTGGTATCAGACGGGTTAAAGGATACTCTGACAGAAGTGTACTCTCCCACATAGGCTTCCAGCTTATCTGTTTCCAGAGAAATTCCTTCCAGAGGAATCTCTACGACTTCAATCTCGAAAGATTTGCTGATGTCTCCCAGTTTCGCTGTGATCGTCGCTTTCCCAGGTGCGACACCTTTTAACGTTCCGTAAGAATTCTTGGCTTTGCTAATCGATACCACATTGGTATCGCTGGAGGTCCACTCCACCTCATTCTGATTATCCGGTGTGCTGACCGGTTCAAAATCCAGATATACGGACTTGCTCTTGCCCACATTCAGGCTCTGCGGAATCTCCCGGAACTCAAAATCCGTCACATTGATTTCTTGAACGGTCACGTGATAAGACACACTCTGTGCTCCGATCTTCACGATCACATCTGCCTCTCCATCCGCCACGCCTTTTAGAGTAACTCCACTGGCATTGGCAGTTGCAGTCACCACATTCTTGTTGGTGGATACCACCGTCGGGGTCTTATCTTCTGTCGTGTCGGCAGGAAGCACCTGATAGGACAGTTTCTTGGTTTTCTTCGGCTGCAAAGTAATTTTCGTCTCTCCTGACTCGATGCCTGTGATCGGAATATCTCTCACTGTCACCTGGCAGGATGCCAAAAAGTCTCCCACAGCTGCTGTCACCGTCGTGGTTCCTGGAGCTACGCCCATAATTTCACCGTTTGTCACAACTGCTACACCGGTGTCTTCCACCGTCCAGGTCACGTCCCTTGCATCCGTGGTGTTCTCCGGTGCATACAGAACTTCCAGCTCCTTCGTCTCTGCCCTTGTCAGAGTTACTTCCTCTTCCGCCAGTGAAATTCCAGTCATCGTCACAACAGGCACTGTAATCTCACAGGAGTCGCTCCACTCTCCATGTCTGGCAGTGACCGTGGCCTTTCCTGCGTTCTTGGCAGTTACGGTACCGTCTGCCTCCACTTCCACGATATTCTCATCTGAAGATTCCCACTGTACCTGAATCGGCACCGTGATATCTTCCGGTTCATAGACAACTTCCAGTTTCTTGCTAGTCATATTCTCCAGAGTCAGGTCCTTCTCTTTCAAGGACATGGAAGTTGGCTGTTCTCCTGCCATCGCCTCGTTTAAAGCCTCACATGCCTCATCAACAGTGTCCTGAGATGCCGGCAAATCCAACATCACTTCGTTGGCTTTTTCATATGCTGCCTTAATCTCTTCGTTCGCCAGAAGCATTTCCTTGTTCTGCGCACTATTCACCGTCGCAATCGCAGTTGATAAATCATCCTTCACTGCACGAATCTTGCCAACTCCGTCGTCGCCGCCCATGGCATGGCCGCCTCCGATATCTGCCCCATAGGCCAAAGTGAACTGAACGCGGACAACGTCTCCGTCAGAGAGATAGCTGTCTGCAAAACCTACGTTTGGAAATACGTTGTTCAGGCAGTACATCCAGCCGGAGCCCTGGGCATAGTCGAACTCTCCCAGCTGTCCTTCCGTCCCCTCTCTCCATTCAATGGACAGATCACTGAGGTCTTCATTCATAGACGCATTTTCCAGATTCAGTTCCTTCGTCGCAGAGCCTGGTCTAGACGCATTGGCTCCTACGATCGCAGACAGATAGAAGCCACTCTCCACGGTTCCAGTGTTGGTGTAATCATAGCCGTTCTCCTGAATCAGGCGAACCAGAGCCTCTGCTGCATTCTCACCTTCATAGATCGGCACCTTAATGGGTTCCACAATATAGCCGCAGTTGATGGTGATCGCCTCGATGTCAAAAGTCGCGTAGCCGATCAATTCCCCTTCTTCTGCTTTGGTATAGTAGATTTTATATTCCTGGGTGACTGTCTGTCCGATGGAGTCCGTCACAGAAATTAGAACCGTGTGTTCTCCATTTTTTTTGTCTTTGAAGTTCAGGGTATAACTGGTCTTCGTGTCATCATCCCAGTTATAAGCCACGCTGGACCCATCCAGCTTCACGGAAGATGCCAGTTTATTTCCAGCGGAATCCCTGGCGATAACGTCGAAGGTTTTCCGGCTAGCCCTAAGCTGAATGCCATCCTCTAGAGTCGTCTCGATGGTGGGCGCGCTCCAGACAGACACTTCACAGCTGGCAGAGATTTCACCGACACTCGCCGTGACGGTGGCATCGCCCTTCGCAACTGCAGTGATTGTTCCATCCTCCACTTTTACAATCTGCTCATCGCTGGACTCCCAGGTAATCTGTCTCTCAAAATAAGGATCCTCTGGAACAGTCGCCGCCTCCAGCTCCATTTCTTGACCGATTCCCATGGCTACGGAAGAACGGTTCAGTGTGATCTCACCGAGCGTCGACTCACAAGCCTCCACATCGACTTTGATGATTTCACCTAGATTGCCTGTCAGATCTTCTGCGACCAGATACACGGCGCAGGCCTCCTCTGTCAATCCTTCCAGGGTGACTTCATTTTCATCCACACCTATCGTGAAAGTCTTTGCAGAATCTTTGTCGATCTGCGCGGGCGCTTCCTCATCCACACCCTGTACTACATAATACCCAGTTCCCCCTTCATCGCTGTTAAAGCTTAAGGTCACTGTCTCCATGGCTCTCTCTGTCACTGAGATATCACTCAGAACAGGTGCCGACTCATCGGTCGTCTCTGTCAGAAAAATGATCTCATCGCCATCATAGATTTCATAATTGTTGACATAAATGGAAGTTCCATACTCTCCGGCTGCCACCCCATTTACAATAAAAGTAAAATTCCGGGTGTCGA
Proteins encoded in this window:
- a CDS encoding ABC-F family ATP-binding cassette domain-containing protein is translated as MIAANNVTLRIGKKALFEDVNIKFTEGNCYGLIGANGAGKSTFLKILSGQLETTKGEISITPGQRLSFLQQDHFKYDDFQVLDTVIMGNARLYEIMKEKEAIYAKEEFTDEDGIRASELEGEFAEMNGWEAESDAATLLNGLGVDTDLHYATMRDLNGSIKVKVLLAQALFGNPDILLLDEPTNHLDLPAIEWLEEFLINFDNTVIVVSHDRYFLNKVCTHIADIDYGKIQLYAGNYDFWFESSQLLVKQMKEANKKKEEKIKELQEFISRFSANASKSKQATSRKRALEKIQLDEMRPSSRKYPYIDFRPNREIGNEVLMVENLSKTIDGVKVIDNVTFTLGHDDKVAFVGTNELAITTFFRILTGELEPDEGTYKWGVTTSQAYFPKDSTAEFDNDLTIADWLTQYSEIKDATYVRGFLGRMLFAGEDGVKKVRVLSGGEKVRCLLSKMMISGANILLLDEPTNHLDMESITALNNGLIKFPGVILFASHDHQFVQTTANRIMEFLPNGTMVDKITTYDEYLASDEMAKKRHVYQMNEEDN